From Tiliqua scincoides isolate rTilSci1 chromosome 2, rTilSci1.hap2, whole genome shotgun sequence, the proteins below share one genomic window:
- the OCLN gene encoding occludin → MTARPFESPPPYRPDEFKPSHYAPSVNTYGGAYNSQPMYSQPAYSYYPDEEVQRFYRWTSPPGIIKIMSVLIIVMCIGIFACVASTLAWDFEMYGNSVGTGYLNPGYGGTGYGGNYGYGYGGYGYGYGYGTAYGLGGNYIDPRAAKGFLLAMSAFCFIAGLVVFVTMVAKTNIARTRRFYLLVIIGSSILLFLVFIATIVYILAVNPTAQASGSVFYNQVYALCSQYYTSTNTGLFVNQYLYHYCVVEPQEAIAIVLGFLIVLAFAIIIFFAVKTRGKMNYYGKMNILWDNTKGYEETPNVEEWVKSVNAEPAAPMPVVDYTDRVASSMNYSISDAPAPRVYNDYSYTSTQMPENTVPLTKDLHQSPYVNTSSYNGSAKEPAQKTRSGRQKRPNTDNNDADYTTGGESCDELEEDWDREYPSVLSDQQRQTYKRDFDAGLQEYKRLQAELDEISKELSRLDKELDNYSEESEEYKAVAEEYNRLKDIKASADYKNRKAHCKMLKSKLSHIKRMVSDYDRRKS, encoded by the exons ATGACGGCCAGACCTTTTGAAAGTCCTCCACCTTATCGACCAGATGAATT CAAACCTTCACACTATGCACCAAGCGTTAATACATATGGTGGTGCATACAATTCTCAGCCGATGTACTCTCAGCCAGCATATTCCTACTATCCAGATGAGGAAGTGCAACGTTTCTACAGATGGACCTCTCCTCCGGGAATAATCAAGATCATGTCGGTTCTCATAATAGTGATGTGCATTGGAATCTTTGCTTGTGTGGCTTCCACATTAGCCTGGGATTTTGAGATGTACGGAAATTCTGTGGGAACTGGCTATTTAAATCCTGGCTACGGAGGAACTGGTTATGGTGGCAACTATGGTTATGGCTATGGAGGCTATGGCTACGGCTATGGCTATGGCACAGCTTATGGCCTTGGAGGGAATTACATTGATCCACGGGCAGCAAAAGGCTTCTTACTTGCAATGTCCGCATTTTGCTTTATTGCTGGATTGGTGGTTTTTGTAACGATGGTTGCCAAGACTAACATAGCCAGGACAAGGAGGTTTTACCTTCTTGTGATAATAGGAAGTTCTATTTTACTCTTCTTGGTGTTCATTGCTACCATAGTGTATATACTGGCAGTCAACCCAACTGCACAAGCTTCAGGATCAGTTTTCTACAATCAGGTTTATGCTCTGTGCAGCCAATATTATACATCCACAAACACTGGACTCTTCGTGAATCAATACCTGTATCACTACTGTGTGGTGGAACCTCAGGAG GCTATCGCTATTGTATTGGGCTTCTTGATTGTCTTAGCTTTTGCCATAATAATATTCTTTGCGGTAAAGACACGAGGTAAAATGAATTACTATGGTAAAATGAATATCCTGTGGGACAATACAAAAGGCTATGAAGAAACTCCCAACGTAGAAGAATGG GTGAAGAGTGTAAATGCTGAACCAGCAGCTCCCATGCCAGTAGTTGATTATACAGATAGAGTTGCCAGTTCCATGAATTACTCAATTTCTGATGCTCCTGCACCTCGGGTCTATAATGATTACAGCTACACATCTACTCA GATGCCTGAAAATACTGTTCCCTTAACAAAGGACTTACATCAATCCCCCTATGTCAACACTAGCAGTTATAATGGGTCTGCTAAGGAGCCAGCTCAAAAAACAAGATCAGGAAGACAGAAGAGACCCAATACTGATAATAATGATGCAGATTATACCACTGGAGGGGAGTCTTGTGATGAGCTGGAGGAAGACTGGGACAG GGAATATCCATCGGTATTATCAGACCAACAAAGGCAAACATATAAGAGAGACTTTGATGCAGGACTTCAAGAATACAAGCGTTTGCAGGCAGAGCTTGATGAGATCAGCAAAGAACTTTCTCGCCTTGATAAAGAATTGGATAACTACTCTGAAGAGAGTGAAGAATATAAG GCTGTTGCTGAAGAATACAACAGACTGAAGGATATAAAAGCA